The Vampirovibrio chlorellavorus genomic sequence ACTTTAAAGAGAGCCGCCCAGGCATTCCAGCATGGTCGTCATCAGGTCTTCCGGGCTGAACGGTTTGACCAGGTAATGCTTAGCCCCTGCCTGAATGGCGCGCACAATGTTGGCTCGCTCTGCTTCGGTGGTGACCATCATGACCGGAATTGACTTGAACCGTTCATCCGCTTTCAGATACTGTAGCGTGGTGAAGCCATCCATTACCGGCATATTCCAATCCAGTAAAATCAGGCTGACATCCGGGTACTCGTTATCCAGAAGGTTTAACGCTTCCTGTCCATCTCCCGCTTCCAGAAAGTCCAGCCCCAGTGTTTCGGCGCTGCCCCGAATGATTTTCCTGATGATTGCGGAATCATCTACAGACAGAACTTTCATCCGCTATCTGCTCCTTTTGAGTTTATAGTAAGCGCCGCCACATGCTTCCAGTCTTTCAAAGTCATCACTGTAGCCGATCAATGATTCGGAAGCCCCGATAAATAGATAGCTATCCGGATTCAGGCACTGAGCCAGTTTTTTGAATAACTCTTTTTTAAACTCCGTAGAGAAATAGATGGCCACGTTTCGCAGCATAATCACATCGAAACGACCCAACTCAGTGAACGGATTCATCAGGTTCAGCTGTTGAAACTGGACAATCTGTCTGACGGTTTCATCCAGTACATAAACCCGGCCATCCTGTTTGAAGTATCGCTCCCTGAGTTCCTCCGGCATGCCTCTGGAAATGGAGAGGGCATCATATCGGCCAGCCTTGGCAATAAACAGTATGGCTTTTGAGAGGTCGGTGGCCGTAATGGACAAGGCGCCGCTGGTTAATTCCCTGCCCTTTCCCAGTCGTGCCAATTCGTGGGCGATTAACGAGATGGAGTAGGGTTCCTGCCCGGATGAACAGGCGGCTGACCAGAAGCGGATTTGCCTTTTTTCCCCGTTTTTAATTTTTTGCAAGAGTTCTGGAAAGATAACTTCCTTTAAAATTTCATAGGGCCATTGATCCCGAAACCACAGGGTTTCATTGGTGGTCATGGCCTCAATAATTTTATTCTTGATGCCGGGATCACTTTGGCTGATTTTGTAAAGATCGCTGAAATTGAGACAGGCATTTTCAATGGCCAGTCTACTGAGACGGGTTTCCAGCAGGTAGGCCTTGTCACTACTGATGGTGATGCCGCATTCTTTTTCTATGAATTTTTGAAACAGGGTCAGCTCTGTTTCTGAAATTGTCAGAGAGGTCATAAGCCTCGTCCTTTCCTCACCAGTTGTGTGATGCGTTGAGCCAGCAAGGACAGATCCACCGACTCATCGGCCAGTCGAAGCTCTTCAACGGCTTTGGGCATGCCGTAGACCACACACGATTTTTCGCTTTGCACCAGAGAGTAACACCCTGTTTGCTTCAGGCTTTTCACACCCAAAGCGCCATCGCTTCCCATGCCGGTCATAATCAGTGACAAGACATTTTTGCCATAGACGGGACTGATCGATCGGAACAGCACATCGACGGCCGGGCGACAGCTATTTTCCGGCGGGCCTTCGTGAATCAGTATCTTGACATCATGGCCCGCTTTAAAAATTTCCATGTGTTTACCACCGGGAGCGATATAGGCAGTGTTGGGTAAAACCAGATCATGGTGCGCTGCCTCTTTGACGTTTAATCTGGATTTTCGGTTCAAGCTGCTGGCCAGGGACTCCGTAAAGATGGGAGGCATGTGCTGAACCAGCAGAACCGGAATGTTTAAATCCTCTGGAAGCATGGGCAATACCTCCGATAGCGCATTGGGTCCCCCCGTGGAAACGCCAATGACCAGCACGTCAAAGTGGCCGGGTACTGTTGGGAGGCTGGATGGTTTAGAGGGCGGCGATGCGATGACCGGATTCTGGTTGGTAGAAGGGTTCAGGATCGGGGTGGGTGTTACCGTGGACTTGGTGGTAGTCAGTCTGGCAAGCCGTTTGGACCGGAAGTGACGAAAGACTTGCGTTAGTTTTTGCTGCAACTCGTTTTTACTGTCTTCAACATTGATCCCGTCCGGTTTGGGGATAAATTCCAGGGCTCCCAATTCCAGGGCCCTGATGGTGATATCGGCGCTGGATTTGTTTAAACCACTGACCATGACCACCCCGATGTCCGGATGATTTTTGTTCAGTATGCCCAGTGTTTCCAGTCCGTCCATTTCCGGCATTTCGATATCCAGCAGGACAAGGTCCACCTTCAAATGTTCCAGTTTGGCCAGGGCGATTTTTCCGTTGCTGGCGGTGGCGGCTACAGTGGCATCGGGGATATTACTGACAATATTGCTGAGAATACTGCGGTAGGTGACCGTATCATCTACAATCAAAACATTTAATGTGTCAGTCATAGGGCTCAATGTTTCTTACCTTCGGCACCAGGACTTATTTCAGGAGTTTATCAACGGAGAGGACTGCGACCAGGGAGTTATTTTGTTTGATGACGCCGGTTAAAAACTGACCGTCAATTTTTCCCATGTTGGCCGGTGGGGGTTCAATGGATTGCTCCGGGACGATGACAACATCTCGAATATCGTCTACCAATAATCCCACTTTATCGGATGTGGCCGCGAAATCCCCTTGATCCGGCTCAATACCCAGAGCTTGTAATTCCTGTTCCGTTTTGAGGATGATGTTGTGAGAGTCCTGGGCGACAGTGGCCTTTTCCAGGCCAAGCCGTTTGTTCAGATCCAGAATGGTCACAATTTGTCCCCGCAGGTTCAACAGTCCTCGAATGTAGGCGTTGGCATGAGGAACCGGGGTGATTTCCAGCTGCTTGTTGATTTCTCGCACCATGAGAATGTCGATGCCAAAGAGCTGGCCACTTAGTAAGAATGTTGTAAATGATCGGTTGGCCATTGATCACTCCTATTACTCGCTTGAAGCATTCCGGCGGATTCCAGTAAGCCCGCAAAATTCAGGAATAATGTCACGTGGTTGTTAATCACGGCGGACCCTTGAACGCCGGGATGTTGAATAAAGGATTTTTCCAGTTCGACGGCTATATCCAGTGCGTCAATAATCCTGGTGGCCACGATACCTGCCTGACCCGAGCCTTCAAGAGGCAAGATCAGAAAGGCCTCTTCAATCGTTTGGGAAACAGGTGTGACCGGTAAATAGTCGTCCAGAAAAATCAGCAGAATGCTTTTTCCCTGATGGGGGAGGAATTTTCGATTCCCAATCCGCTCGACGTCAGACATTTTGAACTGCTCCAGTCGGAGGATTTTAGACAGTGGAAGGGCGAAAATTTCCTGTTCCGCGCTGTTAAAGAGCAGGATGGACTGGTTTTGCTGTTGGGCTCGATGGCCGTTGAGGAAAGCGTTTTCCTGCAGCCGTCTTTCCTCTTCCGCGTTAATCTCGGAGAAGGACAGTCCAGAGGTGGCGACCAGCCCGCTAACATCCAGAATCATGGCCACCCGTCCGTCGCCCATAATGGTGGCGCCCGAGAAGCATTTGCAGTTCTTGATAAACTGTGAAAGTGGTTTGACCACGATTTCCTCGATATCTCGGATGCACTCTACAATCAGTCCATATTGCATGTTCCCTGACTTGAGTACCAGGATGTTGTAATCGCTTTTACCGTCGCTGCGGCGTTCTTTGAGCGAGTTGGGATGATCGGCCAGCAGTCTCTGATCCTCAATGCTTTCGCGCCGGTTTACAATGACTTCCGGTGTTGCCATGGGCGCTGCCATTTCAGGGTGGGCTTCGAGAGTTACCGTCTCATCCAGTCCCAGGGTGGTGCTGAGTTTGATGAGTGGTAACAGCTTACCCCGGAGCCTGAGAACCGAGGCGGTACCTACTTTTTCGATGCGGGTGGCGATTTGGGAGGCCTTGACGCAGACCAGTTCTACCAGATTGATTTGCGGAACCGCAAAAGTTTGTCCGGCACTTTCCACCACCAGGGATGGAATAATGGCCAGGGTCAAAGGCAGTCTTAACAGAATGGTGGTGCCTTTGCCTTTTTCTGTTTCAATACTGATGCTGCCGCCGATTTGCTCGATGTTGGTACGTACCACGTCCATACCCACCCCTCGACCGGATACATCGGTGATTTGTTCCGCAGTGGAAAAACCCGGGGCGAAAATCAGATTGACTTGCTCCTGTACACTCATCTGGCGGAGTGTGGCGTCCGTGATGATTCCTTTTTCCAGGGCTTTGCTAGCGACGCGTTCGTGATCAATACCAGCCCCGTCATCAATGACAGCGATATTGATATGGCCACTTTCCTGATAGGCTTTCAGGATGATGGTTCCCTGGCGGGGTTTGCCTGCCTGTTCACGCTGTTCCGGCTTTTCCATGCCATGATCGCAGCAATTCCGGATCAGGTGAGTGAGCGGATCGGACAGGCTTTCCAGTATGGATTTGTCCAGTTCCACTTCTTCGCCCACCATCTGTAAGGCAATTTCCTTACCAAGGCTTCTGGAAAGATCCCGGATCACCCGGGGGAATTTGCCGAAAACACTGGCAATTGGCTGCATCCGTGTCTGCATGATGTGTTCTTGCAGGTCACTGGTGACCAGGTTGATATTCTGAATGATGGCGCTCAGACCTTCGTGGTTGTCGCTGAGGGCCTTGTTTTCGATGGCACGGGCCAGCTGGTTTCTAGCCAAGACCATTTCACCGGCCAAGTCCATCAGGCGGTTTAGCAGATCCACTTTGACCCGAATGCTGTCATTGGAGCTGTCCGCACCGGCACTGCTTTTTGAAAGGGCTTTGGAAGTGGTTTCGGTCGCCGGGGCCTTGGCTGGAGGAGCGGGCTTCTCTTCCGCTTTTGCAGGGAGGGCGGTCAGCGCTGTATTTATTTCCGGGGATGATGTATTTGCGTTTTCCGTTGCTTTCGATATTTCTGAAGCGCCACTGTTCACCTTTTTGGGGGGAGGCTCTTCTCCCGTGATCTTGAACTCGGAGATTTGTTGCTCAGGGATATTTAAAGCAATGGAGAGCAAGTCGGCTTCCAACACGGAACTGTAAAGAAATAGAAAGGGCAGCGCTTCATCCAGGGAGTTTTCCAGTCCGCTGATGCCGGAGATATCCAGCGCCGTGTCCAGCACGTTGCCGGTAGTCATCAGCAAGTCCAGAAACTGAAGAGGACTGCGATTCTGGAATGCCAGATCGTTGTCTGTAAACACTTTGATGGAGTAGATTTTATGGCCATTTTGTTTGGCGGAATTAATGGCGACAGAGTCAGCGAACAACAGGCTCTTCTCTTCTTCAGGGCTGTTACAAGTCGGCTTCTCTTCTCCCGCTTTGGATACTTTTTCGATGGGCACCATGGCTCTGGGATTGATTAAGCTTTCCAGTTGCTCAACCACATCTTGAAAGGGCACATTCTCGCTGTTTCCAATCTCATCCAGCATGAGTCGCAGGCGATCCACGCCAATGAGAAGCGGGTCCATGACCGCTGCCGTGGGTTCCAGTTTTCCATCCCGCATGATCATTAGAACGCTTTCCATGCTGTGGCTAAGCGCTTTTAATGCCTCAAGACCAAAGAACCCGGAGGCCCCTTTGATGCTATGAATAGCCCGAAACACCCGGTTAATAATCTCGGGATCGACTGACTTGCCACCTTCTTCCAGCGCCAATAAATCGGGCTCGATTGAAGAGAGATGTTCTCGACTTTCAATTACGAACTCAAGGAGTAACGACTCATCGTTGATACTGCTCATTTTTCAATTTTCCTCCAGATGAATCAGTTGCTCCAGTTTGCAGACCCGAATGACCTTGAGGACACTGGGATTTACAACTTCGAGTTTTAACAGGCGGTTTTGAGACTGGCAGGTTTTGTAGAGACCGATCAACAGTTTCAGCCCAAGCGAGTCGATGAGTTCCACTTGCCGCATGTCCAGAACGACATCCCTGTCCGGATTGGCGTTGATGGCTTCCAGCATTTTCTTTTGCAAGGCGTCAATAAACGTCGAGTTAAAATTTTCTTCAGAAATTAACCGAAGTTCTTTTTCATTGACCACAGTTTGCATGGCTAATACGACCTTTGTTGATGAGGGTTGTGCGGAGGCTTTCAGTTTAGGCTGCCCTTTCAGTATATTCTCTTTAACGTAATGCGATATCCACTCCAAAGTGGAGTCTTGGCTTTTGGCTAAAGGGCACCATGCGGATGATGGGATAGGCCAGATCCAACCTGCCGCTGATGCGGTTGGTCAGTTGGGTCCGTAAACCGATACCCGTTGAGAACACTTTGTAGTTGGCGTCAACGCCATCCGCTGGGGCTGCGATTTGCCCGTAGCCATAATCCACAAAGGTGAGCATTTGCGTGGAATCCCGTAAGGTCTTATCCGAGAAGGGCAGTTTTAATTTTTTAGGGATAAAGTATGCGGGTGCCTGCAATTGGCTGGTCATAACCACGTAGCGATCCACGAAAAAGTAGACTTCCCGGTAACCACGCCCATAGAAAGTGCCTCCCAAACCACCCACATCAAAATTGGATAGCCCGTTGGGGGTGAATTGCCACTGTATGTTAAACAGACCCGTGGACTTCAGGGGCAAAGGACGGGTTAGTGCCGCGTAGCCCGTATAACGGAAGTATTGGCTACCCCCCTTGAACCAGGACAACCGTGGATCGTTTGACAAGGAGCCGCCCCAAATGGGCACAGCGCCCGCAAATTCGCTGCGAGTGGACAGATAGGTCTTACCGATGTTCTGATCATAGTTAATTCCGGCTCTCAGGGTGCGCACGTATTCACGTTCCAGCGAGCCTTCTCCCCAGTGGCTTTTTGAGTTTTTCAAGTCAAAGGCCACATCAACGCTGGCTCTGAGGTTGGGACGATCCAGGAAGGTGTATTTCAGGCCCGGAGATATCCGGTAGGCCCAACCATGGGTGTCAAACTGGGTGTACAAGCTTTGAAAGGGTGTAATACTGGCGTACTGTGCTTCCAGGGTTGCTCTCAGAGAGGGACGAATGGGGAATTCGTACCGGTTGAATATACCCCAGGAACGGTAACCTTGCACATAACCCGTCATCAGGGAGTCCCCGTGACCAGTCACGTTGTTGGAAACCGCGGTGGCGGCACCAAAGTGTCGCCCGAAGATGACCTGATCCAGATTGTTAGCCGAGGCGATGAGGTGCAGGTTTTTTCTGGATTCTCCGCCATGAATTTTGACGTCAACCTGATGCGTGTAGGGCTCCACTTCCAGCTCGGTATCAAAACTTAAGTCCGGGTTAGATTGAATCAGTCGGATCTGGCGCTTTAAAGCGGAGAGTCGCAAGGGCTCATTTTCATGAATGCCTCGGGTTAAATGGCTGAGGGCCCGACCTTGCCACTTGTCCTCCAGCGAGATATCCACCTTGCCCACGAGCATGGGCGTCACAGTCAACACAATTTTTTGGTCTGCCATTCGGGCGCTGACATCGCATAAATACCCATCATCGGCACATTGGGCGATTTCTTTTTTAGCCAGTTCAGACAGTCTGGCGGATGTCATTGGCTCAGTCTGGGGCAGGGCTTGATTCTGCCACTTCAGGGGGGGGCCGTACTCAATCGTCACCCCCGGCACAGAGAGCGTTCCCTCGGCCAGTTTTCCCTCCAGATCCTTTTGAATATAGAAGGGTTCCGGGGTGTTCTTGAGCGCTTCAATATCCAGTTTGACTTGTGGTCCGTAGCTTCCGTAAACCAGGTTGGGAGTAGTGGCCATAACGGGTAATTCACTGGCGGTATAGGGCATTACCGGTTCATCGGCGAATGCGCCCCAATGGAAAAGACCGGCTGATAAGAGCAGCGGGACAACCCTTATGGTATGGGCAAACGAGAAGGATCTCATGGGTTCTTTTACACTCCCAACAATTAACACTTTTGCACAATACACGCATTCAATATCCCTGGGCCGCGTCGGTGACCCTAAGGGAAAACAGTGCCTAAACGCTTTAGCTAATCTTTTTTGTACGTTGTTGAATGGTATGTTTTTCTTCCGTTTGGAAATGGATCTTGGTTGGCTAGAAACATATCTGGAATCAATATACAAGATTTTGTTTTCATTTGCTGAAAATGGAATCGAACTTCCCCTGTTTAGAGTAGGCTGCTGTCTACCGCTTGCCTGCGCCTTTCCGCTTGTCCTATCCACGGAGGACATAAACCTCTTACTACTTTTGCTAGTGTTTGCTTAGGCCATTTTATTACGACAGCTTCAGACGCCTCTTAAAATCCTGCAGATGGAGGTTTACCAGAACCTCGATAAATTTGCATTATTAAAGTGATTGCTAAAGATGTTGCTCTTGATTTGAATCATTTTCATTTTTGATTGGGCAAGTTGAATGAATCTGTTTTTAATTGATTGTTTGGGAGTTGGAAGATGTTGTCGCTCATCTGTAAGCCGATGGTTAGGCTGATTAACTGCTTTTCCTATAGCATGAAGTTTGGGATGTTGTCATTGTTGTTTTTGGCGGTGTTGGCAACCCCGGTCTATGTCCTGAATGGCTATGTTGAAGGATCTAATGACTTTGCCAGAAAAGAAATTGCCGGACTGTTATACATTAACCCGGTCAAAAATTTTTTATTTAGTGTGAATCAATACAATTTAATGGATGCAAACCCGGGTTCTCAGGCGTGGTCGGCTGTGGAGAAAAACTGGGCTGCCGTGGAAGGAATCGAGAAAGAGAAAGGTGCTTTACTCTCTACCAAACAGGCTTTTTCGGATTTAAAGGCGGCTTATGCCGATTTTGTGAATTCGGAAAATGCCCGGGATAAAACCGATGCCGGGCGTTATGCCATTGTGGATAAGCTGCTTAGTCAATCCATTGCCCTGATTAGTACAGTGGGCACCAATTCCAATTTGGTTCTGGACCCGGATACGGACGCTTATTATGTGATGGATACGGTGGTTTACCGCTTGCCGGTGCTGGTTCAGTATATTAACCAACTGCATCATCACGGGCTGGCCCTGAACCGTCAAGGCCGTGTCAGTCTTGAGGATGTTGAAAAGGCCATTGAGCTAAAGACTCATTTGGCTGATACCTTGGCGTTAATCCAGGGGAATCTGGATACGACGTTGGGCTCAACCAGGGATAAGATGGCTGGCTTTGAGCTGAAACCGGTTTTTGGCCAGTATTTTCCAACCTTGAGCCAATATATTGACTATACCCGGGCTGCCTTGCGTACCTCTGGGGGAGAGGGGGGGAGTTCCATGAGCTTCCGGGCCTCGACTTCCAAAATTACCAATTTGTCTCTGGCAGCTTCTCAGTATGCCTCTGCGTTTTATGATAAAGGCAGTTCAGTGATGATTCGTCTGTTGCACCAGCGGATACACCGCACCAATGAGCCGTGGAATTTTATGGTGTTGGTCTCTTCCGTGGTTCTTCTGTTTATTTTTTACTTTATGGCGAGTTTCCGCTTGGCTGTGGTGCAAACGGTGAAAGGTCTGGAAAGCACCAGCAAGCGTTTGGCTAACGGAGATTTAACCCAGCGCGTTCAGGTGGAAACCCGTGATGAATTGAGCGATGTGGGGCACGCCTTTAATCAAATGGCAGAGGCCTTCTCCAGGCTGATTGGTGAAGTCAGGGAGAACGCCTTCCAGGTTACTTCCGCCTCGGAAAGTCTGTCGGCGACCTCTACCCAGATGAAGCAGGAAGCCATGACCATGACCCAGTTGTCGGAAACGGCCAGCCATTTGAGTGAAACCGTGGATGATAGCGTGAAAACCGTGGCCGCCGCGGTGGAGCAAAGCAGCGCCAATATCAGCGAAGTTTCCAAGGCCAGCAGCAATGTGGAGCATAATATCAAAATTGTGAAAACGTCCGCTGAGGATGTATCCACTCGCATGCAGTCTATTGCGGACGCGGCTGAAGAAATGTCCACGTCCGTAACCACGGTGGCTTCGGCCATGGAGGAAATGTCCGCCTCCTTGAATGAAGTCTCTCAAAGCGCCGCTGAAGCGGCCAAGGTGGCCAACGTGGCTGAAGGAACCGCCAAAACCACCAGCGAGACGGTCAATGCCCTTGGAGATTCCGCCCGAGAGATTGAGAATGTATTGGGTGTGATCAAGGAAATCGCCTCACAAACCAACCTGCTGGCCCTGAACGCCACCATTGAAGCCGCCAGCGCCGGTGATGCCGGAAAAGGCTTCGCCGTAGTGGCCAATGAGGTGAAGGAGTTGGCCAAGCGTTCGGCGGAGGCAACGGAGGACATTCGCTCCCGCATTGA encodes the following:
- a CDS encoding response regulator; the encoded protein is MKVLSVDDSAIIRKIIRGSAETLGLDFLEAGDGQEALNLLDNEYPDVSLILLDWNMPVMDGFTTLQYLKADERFKSIPVMMVTTEAERANIVRAIQAGAKHYLVKPFSPEDLMTTMLECLGGSL
- a CDS encoding CheR family methyltransferase produces the protein MTSLTISETELTLFQKFIEKECGITISSDKAYLLETRLSRLAIENACLNFSDLYKISQSDPGIKNKIIEAMTTNETLWFRDQWPYEILKEVIFPELLQKIKNGEKRQIRFWSAACSSGQEPYSISLIAHELARLGKGRELTSGALSITATDLSKAILFIAKAGRYDALSISRGMPEELRERYFKQDGRVYVLDETVRQIVQFQQLNLMNPFTELGRFDVIMLRNVAIYFSTEFKKELFKKLAQCLNPDSYLFIGASESLIGYSDDFERLEACGGAYYKLKRSR
- a CDS encoding protein-glutamate methylesterase/protein-glutamine glutaminase translates to MTDTLNVLIVDDTVTYRSILSNIVSNIPDATVAATASNGKIALAKLEHLKVDLVLLDIEMPEMDGLETLGILNKNHPDIGVVMVSGLNKSSADITIRALELGALEFIPKPDGINVEDSKNELQQKLTQVFRHFRSKRLARLTTTKSTVTPTPILNPSTNQNPVIASPPSKPSSLPTVPGHFDVLVIGVSTGGPNALSEVLPMLPEDLNIPVLLVQHMPPIFTESLASSLNRKSRLNVKEAAHHDLVLPNTAYIAPGGKHMEIFKAGHDVKILIHEGPPENSCRPAVDVLFRSISPVYGKNVLSLIMTGMGSDGALGVKSLKQTGCYSLVQSEKSCVVYGMPKAVEELRLADESVDLSLLAQRITQLVRKGRGL
- a CDS encoding chemotaxis protein CheW → MANRSFTTFLLSGQLFGIDILMVREINKQLEITPVPHANAYIRGLLNLRGQIVTILDLNKRLGLEKATVAQDSHNIILKTEQELQALGIEPDQGDFAATSDKVGLLVDDIRDVVIVPEQSIEPPPANMGKIDGQFLTGVIKQNNSLVAVLSVDKLLK
- a CDS encoding chemotaxis protein CheA — protein: MSSINDESLLLEFVIESREHLSSIEPDLLALEEGGKSVDPEIINRVFRAIHSIKGASGFFGLEALKALSHSMESVLMIMRDGKLEPTAAVMDPLLIGVDRLRLMLDEIGNSENVPFQDVVEQLESLINPRAMVPIEKVSKAGEEKPTCNSPEEEKSLLFADSVAINSAKQNGHKIYSIKVFTDNDLAFQNRSPLQFLDLLMTTGNVLDTALDISGISGLENSLDEALPFLFLYSSVLEADLLSIALNIPEQQISEFKITGEEPPPKKVNSGASEISKATENANTSSPEINTALTALPAKAEEKPAPPAKAPATETTSKALSKSSAGADSSNDSIRVKVDLLNRLMDLAGEMVLARNQLARAIENKALSDNHEGLSAIIQNINLVTSDLQEHIMQTRMQPIASVFGKFPRVIRDLSRSLGKEIALQMVGEEVELDKSILESLSDPLTHLIRNCCDHGMEKPEQREQAGKPRQGTIILKAYQESGHINIAVIDDGAGIDHERVASKALEKGIITDATLRQMSVQEQVNLIFAPGFSTAEQITDVSGRGVGMDVVRTNIEQIGGSISIETEKGKGTTILLRLPLTLAIIPSLVVESAGQTFAVPQINLVELVCVKASQIATRIEKVGTASVLRLRGKLLPLIKLSTTLGLDETVTLEAHPEMAAPMATPEVIVNRRESIEDQRLLADHPNSLKERRSDGKSDYNILVLKSGNMQYGLIVECIRDIEEIVVKPLSQFIKNCKCFSGATIMGDGRVAMILDVSGLVATSGLSFSEINAEEERRLQENAFLNGHRAQQQNQSILLFNSAEQEIFALPLSKILRLEQFKMSDVERIGNRKFLPHQGKSILLIFLDDYLPVTPVSQTIEEAFLILPLEGSGQAGIVATRIIDALDIAVELEKSFIQHPGVQGSAVINNHVTLFLNFAGLLESAGMLQASNRSDQWPTDHLQHSY
- a CDS encoding STAS domain-containing protein; amino-acid sequence: MQTVVNEKELRLISEENFNSTFIDALQKKMLEAINANPDRDVVLDMRQVELIDSLGLKLLIGLYKTCQSQNRLLKLEVVNPSVLKVIRVCKLEQLIHLEEN
- a CDS encoding ShlB/FhaC/HecB family hemolysin secretion/activation protein, which translates into the protein MPYTASELPVMATTPNLVYGSYGPQVKLDIEALKNTPEPFYIQKDLEGKLAEGTLSVPGVTIEYGPPLKWQNQALPQTEPMTSARLSELAKKEIAQCADDGYLCDVSARMADQKIVLTVTPMLVGKVDISLEDKWQGRALSHLTRGIHENEPLRLSALKRQIRLIQSNPDLSFDTELEVEPYTHQVDVKIHGGESRKNLHLIASANNLDQVIFGRHFGAATAVSNNVTGHGDSLMTGYVQGYRSWGIFNRYEFPIRPSLRATLEAQYASITPFQSLYTQFDTHGWAYRISPGLKYTFLDRPNLRASVDVAFDLKNSKSHWGEGSLEREYVRTLRAGINYDQNIGKTYLSTRSEFAGAVPIWGGSLSNDPRLSWFKGGSQYFRYTGYAALTRPLPLKSTGLFNIQWQFTPNGLSNFDVGGLGGTFYGRGYREVYFFVDRYVVMTSQLQAPAYFIPKKLKLPFSDKTLRDSTQMLTFVDYGYGQIAAPADGVDANYKVFSTGIGLRTQLTNRISGRLDLAYPIIRMVPFSQKPRLHFGVDIALR
- a CDS encoding methyl-accepting chemotaxis protein, coding for MLSLLFLAVLATPVYVLNGYVEGSNDFARKEIAGLLYINPVKNFLFSVNQYNLMDANPGSQAWSAVEKNWAAVEGIEKEKGALLSTKQAFSDLKAAYADFVNSENARDKTDAGRYAIVDKLLSQSIALISTVGTNSNLVLDPDTDAYYVMDTVVYRLPVLVQYINQLHHHGLALNRQGRVSLEDVEKAIELKTHLADTLALIQGNLDTTLGSTRDKMAGFELKPVFGQYFPTLSQYIDYTRAALRTSGGEGGSSMSFRASTSKITNLSLAASQYASAFYDKGSSVMIRLLHQRIHRTNEPWNFMVLVSSVVLLFIFYFMASFRLAVVQTVKGLESTSKRLANGDLTQRVQVETRDELSDVGHAFNQMAEAFSRLIGEVRENAFQVTSASESLSATSTQMKQEAMTMTQLSETASHLSETVDDSVKTVAAAVEQSSANISEVSKASSNVEHNIKIVKTSAEDVSTRMQSIADAAEEMSTSVTTVASAMEEMSASLNEVSQSAAEAAKVANVAEGTAKTTSETVNALGDSAREIENVLGVIKEIASQTNLLALNATIEAASAGDAGKGFAVVANEVKELAKRSAEATEDIRSRIDNMQSNTHAAVSAIEQILVIISEINHINSTIASAVEEQTATVNEITRSVAGAARSAGEVTRNVQEVAETTANVAIKINEADQGVSLIATNIAELAQGTNEIAKGAGSAATGTAQMAEKVEQVNHTSVSTEKGAINVQTTAQDLSELAGRLRVVVERFKVAV